One Paramisgurnus dabryanus chromosome 8, PD_genome_1.1, whole genome shotgun sequence DNA window includes the following coding sequences:
- the LOC135770199 gene encoding C3a anaphylatoxin chemotactic receptor-like, which produces MVYGQQPPSQQFKELIIDFRRKKTEIPPLMISRECVERVADFHFLGIHRGESILYCTAAQRSTLKGHKHHTKDCDLHSSRCHKRAQNIIKDASHPGPSLNCYLQADEGTPLGPLNHTNDTAYTKPNIEIFKMCIYFVILAIGVIGNGLVIFVTGYKMKRTVNSIWFLNLAIADILYILFLVCKVFVIFSNYTWPFGNFMCKCVFFARNLNMSASVFFLTVISVDRCLCTWFVVWAQNKRILVKARIISVFVWILAICCSIPSIYISHWIWTYKGIKCVYTVDKETVTAKFVVGFLIPFLIIVSSYIAISVRVKRMKRGKQLRPYRIISVILAFFICCFPYHVHSLCLINAVKYNWSSAREKLNAAFPFVDCLVYVNSCLNPILYVFMCDEYKKKLKKSLLLVFEGAFTEEHLRSTPLPQNSQCQQVLRVQTEETTI; this is translated from the exons ATGGTGTATGGCCAACAACCTCCTTCTCAACAGTTCAAAGAACTCATAATAGACTTCAGGAGAAAGAAGACCGAGATCCCACCCTTAATGATCAGCAGGGAGTGTGTGGAAAGGGTGGCAGACTTCCACTTCCTGGGAATCCACAGAGGAGAGTCTATCCTCTA CTGTACAGCGGCTCAGAGGAGCACTCTAAAGGGTCATAAACACCACACAAAAGATTGTGACCTACACAGCTCCCGCTGTCACAAAAGAGCACAGAACATTATAAAAGACGCATCACACCCCGGCCCCAGTTTGAACTGTTACCTTCAGGCAGACG AGGGCACACCTTTGGGACCTCTTAACCACACTAATGACACAGCATACACAaagccaaatattgaaatcTTTAAGATGTGCATTTATTTTGTTATCTTGGCCATAGGTGTCATTGGAAATGGACTTGTCATCTTTGTGACCGGCTACAAAATGAAGAGGACAGTCAACTCCATTTGGTTTCTCAACTTGGCAATTGCAGACATCCTTTACATTTTGTTCTTGGTTTGCAAAGTGTTTGTGATTTTTTCAAACTACACCTGGCCATTTGGTAACTTCATGTGTAAATGTGTTTTCTTTGCGAGGAATTTAAATAtgtctgcaagtgttttctTTCTGACAGTTATCAGTGTGGATCGATGTCTGTGCACATGGTTTGTTGTTTGGGCTCAGAACAAACGAATTTTAGTCAAAGCCAGAATCATCAGTGTATTTGTGTGGATTTTAGCCATCTGCTGCAGCATCCCTTCTATCTATATCTCTCACTGGATATGGACATATAAGGGAATTAAATGTGTCTACACTGTTGACAAAGAAACAGTCACAGCCAAGTTTGTGGTGGGATTTCTAATTCCATTCTTAATCATTGTATCTTCATACATAGCTATAAGTGTTCGGGTGAAACGTATGAAAAGAGGAAAGCAGCTTCGGCCTTACCGGATCATATCTGTGATTCTGGCTTTTTTCATATGCTGCTTTCCTTATCATGTACATAGtttgtgtttaataaatgcaGTGAAGTATAACTGGAGTTCCGCTAGAGAGAAACTTAATGCTGCATTTCCTTTTGTAGACTGTCTGGTTTATGTAAACAGTTGTCTGAACCCCATTCTCTATGTGTTCATGTGTGATGAGTATAAGAAGAAACTTAAAAAGTCTCTCTTGCTGGTGTTTGAGGGGGCTTTTACTGAAGAGCATTTGAGATCAACTCCACTTCCTCAAAACTCTCAGTGTCAGCAGGTACTACGTGTTCAGACAGAAGAAACAACCATCTGA